A single genomic interval of Hevea brasiliensis isolate MT/VB/25A 57/8 chromosome 4, ASM3005281v1, whole genome shotgun sequence harbors:
- the LOC110642430 gene encoding uncharacterized protein LOC110642430 isoform X3 gives MENNQHEEEEKREDDDEVGPMAGEEEEGEVGSSLTLERVAAAKLFIENHYKAQMKHIQQRKERRSVLEKQLASSDASQEEQINLLKDLERKETEYMRLKRHKICVDDFDLLTIIGRGAFGEVRLCREKKSGNIYAMKKLKKSEMLSRGQVEHVKAERNLLAEVASHCIVKLYYSFQDAEYLYLIMEYLPGGDIMTLLMKEETLTETVARFYIAQSVMAIESIHKHNYIHRDIKPDNLLLDKNGHMKLSDFGLCKPLDCSNLYAINENEALDDGNLKESVDVDGRFPDTGGRRWKSPREQLQHWQINRRKLAYSTVGTPDYIAPEVLLKKGYGMDCDWWSLGAIMYEMLVGYPPFYSDDPVTTCRKAHPWFKDIAWDKIYEMEAAFKPEVNGELDTQNFMNFDEVEPPPTRRGSGPSRKQLFSPQDLSFVGYTYKNFDAIKGSRHSFELKRTSSRSSTDSFQSDSAVDYSKDLLDDSEIQKLTSTGHSMSP, from the exons atGGAGAATAATCAACATGAGGAGGAGGAGAAACGCGAGGACGACGACGAGGTGGGGCCCATGGCCGGAGAGGAGGAGGAAGGAGAGGTCGGGTCAAGCTTGACGCTGGAGAGGGTGGCTGCTGCTAAGCTTTTCATTGAGAACCACTACAAGGCTCAGATGAAGCACATCCAACAACGCAAAGAAAG GCGCTCAGTGCTAGAAAAACAGTTGGCATCTTCTGATGCATCTCAAGAGGAACAAATCAATCTACTAAAGGATTTAGAGCGCAAGGAGACAGAATATATGCGACTGAAAAGGCACAAAATTTGTGTTGATGATTTTGACCTTTTAACCATCATAGGTAGAGGGGCTTTTGGAGAG GTAAGGTTGTGTCGGGAGAAGAAGTCTGGTAACATCTATGCAatgaaaaaattgaagaaatcagAAATGCTTAGCAGGGGACAG GTTGAACATGTTAAAGCTGAAAGGAATTTGCTAGCAGAAGTTGCCAGTCACTGCATTGTCAAACTCTATTACTCTTTTCAAGATGCTGAATACTTGTATCTGATCATGGAATATCTGCCTGGTGGTGACATTATGACTTTGTTAATGAAAGAAGAGACTTTGACAGAAACTGTGGCTAGATTTTATATTGCTCAAAGTGTGATGGCCATAGAATCTATTCATAAACACAACTATATTCACAG AGATATAAAACCTGATAACTTGTTGCTGGACAAAAATGGGCATATGAAGCTTTCTGATTTTGGTCTTTGCAAGCCTCTCGATTGTTCAAATTTGTATGCCATAAATGAAAATGAAGCACTTGATGATGGGAATTTGAAGGAATCAGTGGATGTTGATGGACGATTCCCAGATACTGGTGGAAGGCGCTGGAAAAGTCCAAGAGAACAACTACAGCATTGGCAGATAAACAGAAGAAAATTA GCATATTCTACAGTTGGTACACCAGATTATATTGCTCCGGAAGTATTGCTGAAGAAAGGATATGGCATGGATTGTGATTG GTGGTCGCTAGGTGCAATAATGTATGAGATGCTTGTTGGTTATCCTCCATTTTATTCTGATGATCCAGTAACAACATGCAGAAAG GCTCATCCCTGGTTCAAAGATATTGCATGGGACAAAATTTATGAGATGGAGGCAGCATTTAAACCAGAAGTCAATGGGGAACTTGATACTCAGAACTTCATGAACTTTGATGAG GTAGAACCTCCACCAACAAGAAGAGGATCAGGACCTTCGAGGAAG CAGCTGTTTTCTCCTCAAGATCTAAGTTTTGTTGGTTACACGTACAAGAACTTTGATGCGATCAAAGGGTCACGGCATTCTTTTG AACTTAAGAGGACCTCATCACGGTCTTCAACCGACTCTTTTCAGA GTGATTCTGCAGTGGACTATTCTAAGGACTTGCTTGATGACTCAGAAATTCAGAAGCTTACTTCGACGGGACATTCAATGTCGCCATGA
- the LOC110642430 gene encoding uncharacterized protein LOC110642430 isoform X2, whose translation MENNQHEEEEKREDDDEVGPMAGEEEEGEVGSSLTLERVAAAKLFIENHYKAQMKHIQQRKERRSVLEKQLASSDASQEEQINLLKDLERKETEYMRLKRHKICVDDFDLLTIIGRGAFGEVRLCREKKSGNIYAMKKLKKSEMLSRGQVEHVKAERNLLAEVASHCIVKLYYSFQDAEYLYLIMEYLPGGDIMTLLMKEETLTETVARFYIAQSVMAIESIHKHNYIHRDIKPDNLLLDKNGHMKLSDFGLCKPLDCSNLYAINENEALDDGNLKESVDVDGRFPDTGGRRWKSPREQLQHWQINRRKLAYSTVGTPDYIAPEVLLKKGYGMDCDWWSLGAIMYEMLVGYPPFYSDDPVTTCRKIVHWKNHLKFPDEARLTPEAKDLICRLLCDVEHRLGTLGADQIKAHPWFKDIAWDKIYEMEAAFKPEVNGELDTQNFMNFDEVEPPPTRRGSGPSRKLFSPQDLSFVGYTYKNFDAIKGSRHSFELKRTSSRSSTDSFQSDSAVDYSKDLLDDSEIQKLTSTGHSMSP comes from the exons atGGAGAATAATCAACATGAGGAGGAGGAGAAACGCGAGGACGACGACGAGGTGGGGCCCATGGCCGGAGAGGAGGAGGAAGGAGAGGTCGGGTCAAGCTTGACGCTGGAGAGGGTGGCTGCTGCTAAGCTTTTCATTGAGAACCACTACAAGGCTCAGATGAAGCACATCCAACAACGCAAAGAAAG GCGCTCAGTGCTAGAAAAACAGTTGGCATCTTCTGATGCATCTCAAGAGGAACAAATCAATCTACTAAAGGATTTAGAGCGCAAGGAGACAGAATATATGCGACTGAAAAGGCACAAAATTTGTGTTGATGATTTTGACCTTTTAACCATCATAGGTAGAGGGGCTTTTGGAGAG GTAAGGTTGTGTCGGGAGAAGAAGTCTGGTAACATCTATGCAatgaaaaaattgaagaaatcagAAATGCTTAGCAGGGGACAG GTTGAACATGTTAAAGCTGAAAGGAATTTGCTAGCAGAAGTTGCCAGTCACTGCATTGTCAAACTCTATTACTCTTTTCAAGATGCTGAATACTTGTATCTGATCATGGAATATCTGCCTGGTGGTGACATTATGACTTTGTTAATGAAAGAAGAGACTTTGACAGAAACTGTGGCTAGATTTTATATTGCTCAAAGTGTGATGGCCATAGAATCTATTCATAAACACAACTATATTCACAG AGATATAAAACCTGATAACTTGTTGCTGGACAAAAATGGGCATATGAAGCTTTCTGATTTTGGTCTTTGCAAGCCTCTCGATTGTTCAAATTTGTATGCCATAAATGAAAATGAAGCACTTGATGATGGGAATTTGAAGGAATCAGTGGATGTTGATGGACGATTCCCAGATACTGGTGGAAGGCGCTGGAAAAGTCCAAGAGAACAACTACAGCATTGGCAGATAAACAGAAGAAAATTA GCATATTCTACAGTTGGTACACCAGATTATATTGCTCCGGAAGTATTGCTGAAGAAAGGATATGGCATGGATTGTGATTG GTGGTCGCTAGGTGCAATAATGTATGAGATGCTTGTTGGTTATCCTCCATTTTATTCTGATGATCCAGTAACAACATGCAGAAAG ATTGTGCATTGGAAAAATCACTTGAAATTTCCAGACGAGGCAAGGCTGACACCTGAAGCAAAGGATCTAATCTGTAGGTTGCTTTGTGATGTTGAACATAGGCTTGGTACTCTTGGGGCAGACCAAATTAAA GCTCATCCCTGGTTCAAAGATATTGCATGGGACAAAATTTATGAGATGGAGGCAGCATTTAAACCAGAAGTCAATGGGGAACTTGATACTCAGAACTTCATGAACTTTGATGAG GTAGAACCTCCACCAACAAGAAGAGGATCAGGACCTTCGAGGAAG CTGTTTTCTCCTCAAGATCTAAGTTTTGTTGGTTACACGTACAAGAACTTTGATGCGATCAAAGGGTCACGGCATTCTTTTG AACTTAAGAGGACCTCATCACGGTCTTCAACCGACTCTTTTCAGA GTGATTCTGCAGTGGACTATTCTAAGGACTTGCTTGATGACTCAGAAATTCAGAAGCTTACTTCGACGGGACATTCAATGTCGCCATGA
- the LOC110642430 gene encoding uncharacterized protein LOC110642430 isoform X1 — protein MENNQHEEEEKREDDDEVGPMAGEEEEGEVGSSLTLERVAAAKLFIENHYKAQMKHIQQRKERRSVLEKQLASSDASQEEQINLLKDLERKETEYMRLKRHKICVDDFDLLTIIGRGAFGEVRLCREKKSGNIYAMKKLKKSEMLSRGQVEHVKAERNLLAEVASHCIVKLYYSFQDAEYLYLIMEYLPGGDIMTLLMKEETLTETVARFYIAQSVMAIESIHKHNYIHRDIKPDNLLLDKNGHMKLSDFGLCKPLDCSNLYAINENEALDDGNLKESVDVDGRFPDTGGRRWKSPREQLQHWQINRRKLAYSTVGTPDYIAPEVLLKKGYGMDCDWWSLGAIMYEMLVGYPPFYSDDPVTTCRKIVHWKNHLKFPDEARLTPEAKDLICRLLCDVEHRLGTLGADQIKAHPWFKDIAWDKIYEMEAAFKPEVNGELDTQNFMNFDEVEPPPTRRGSGPSRKQLFSPQDLSFVGYTYKNFDAIKGSRHSFELKRTSSRSSTDSFQSDSAVDYSKDLLDDSEIQKLTSTGHSMSP, from the exons atGGAGAATAATCAACATGAGGAGGAGGAGAAACGCGAGGACGACGACGAGGTGGGGCCCATGGCCGGAGAGGAGGAGGAAGGAGAGGTCGGGTCAAGCTTGACGCTGGAGAGGGTGGCTGCTGCTAAGCTTTTCATTGAGAACCACTACAAGGCTCAGATGAAGCACATCCAACAACGCAAAGAAAG GCGCTCAGTGCTAGAAAAACAGTTGGCATCTTCTGATGCATCTCAAGAGGAACAAATCAATCTACTAAAGGATTTAGAGCGCAAGGAGACAGAATATATGCGACTGAAAAGGCACAAAATTTGTGTTGATGATTTTGACCTTTTAACCATCATAGGTAGAGGGGCTTTTGGAGAG GTAAGGTTGTGTCGGGAGAAGAAGTCTGGTAACATCTATGCAatgaaaaaattgaagaaatcagAAATGCTTAGCAGGGGACAG GTTGAACATGTTAAAGCTGAAAGGAATTTGCTAGCAGAAGTTGCCAGTCACTGCATTGTCAAACTCTATTACTCTTTTCAAGATGCTGAATACTTGTATCTGATCATGGAATATCTGCCTGGTGGTGACATTATGACTTTGTTAATGAAAGAAGAGACTTTGACAGAAACTGTGGCTAGATTTTATATTGCTCAAAGTGTGATGGCCATAGAATCTATTCATAAACACAACTATATTCACAG AGATATAAAACCTGATAACTTGTTGCTGGACAAAAATGGGCATATGAAGCTTTCTGATTTTGGTCTTTGCAAGCCTCTCGATTGTTCAAATTTGTATGCCATAAATGAAAATGAAGCACTTGATGATGGGAATTTGAAGGAATCAGTGGATGTTGATGGACGATTCCCAGATACTGGTGGAAGGCGCTGGAAAAGTCCAAGAGAACAACTACAGCATTGGCAGATAAACAGAAGAAAATTA GCATATTCTACAGTTGGTACACCAGATTATATTGCTCCGGAAGTATTGCTGAAGAAAGGATATGGCATGGATTGTGATTG GTGGTCGCTAGGTGCAATAATGTATGAGATGCTTGTTGGTTATCCTCCATTTTATTCTGATGATCCAGTAACAACATGCAGAAAG ATTGTGCATTGGAAAAATCACTTGAAATTTCCAGACGAGGCAAGGCTGACACCTGAAGCAAAGGATCTAATCTGTAGGTTGCTTTGTGATGTTGAACATAGGCTTGGTACTCTTGGGGCAGACCAAATTAAA GCTCATCCCTGGTTCAAAGATATTGCATGGGACAAAATTTATGAGATGGAGGCAGCATTTAAACCAGAAGTCAATGGGGAACTTGATACTCAGAACTTCATGAACTTTGATGAG GTAGAACCTCCACCAACAAGAAGAGGATCAGGACCTTCGAGGAAG CAGCTGTTTTCTCCTCAAGATCTAAGTTTTGTTGGTTACACGTACAAGAACTTTGATGCGATCAAAGGGTCACGGCATTCTTTTG AACTTAAGAGGACCTCATCACGGTCTTCAACCGACTCTTTTCAGA GTGATTCTGCAGTGGACTATTCTAAGGACTTGCTTGATGACTCAGAAATTCAGAAGCTTACTTCGACGGGACATTCAATGTCGCCATGA
- the LOC110642430 gene encoding serine/threonine-protein kinase CBK1 isoform X4, whose product MRLKRHKICVDDFDLLTIIGRGAFGEVRLCREKKSGNIYAMKKLKKSEMLSRGQVEHVKAERNLLAEVASHCIVKLYYSFQDAEYLYLIMEYLPGGDIMTLLMKEETLTETVARFYIAQSVMAIESIHKHNYIHRDIKPDNLLLDKNGHMKLSDFGLCKPLDCSNLYAINENEALDDGNLKESVDVDGRFPDTGGRRWKSPREQLQHWQINRRKLAYSTVGTPDYIAPEVLLKKGYGMDCDWWSLGAIMYEMLVGYPPFYSDDPVTTCRKIVHWKNHLKFPDEARLTPEAKDLICRLLCDVEHRLGTLGADQIKAHPWFKDIAWDKIYEMEAAFKPEVNGELDTQNFMNFDEVEPPPTRRGSGPSRKQLFSPQDLSFVGYTYKNFDAIKGSRHSFELKRTSSRSSTDSFQSDSAVDYSKDLLDDSEIQKLTSTGHSMSP is encoded by the exons ATGCGACTGAAAAGGCACAAAATTTGTGTTGATGATTTTGACCTTTTAACCATCATAGGTAGAGGGGCTTTTGGAGAG GTAAGGTTGTGTCGGGAGAAGAAGTCTGGTAACATCTATGCAatgaaaaaattgaagaaatcagAAATGCTTAGCAGGGGACAG GTTGAACATGTTAAAGCTGAAAGGAATTTGCTAGCAGAAGTTGCCAGTCACTGCATTGTCAAACTCTATTACTCTTTTCAAGATGCTGAATACTTGTATCTGATCATGGAATATCTGCCTGGTGGTGACATTATGACTTTGTTAATGAAAGAAGAGACTTTGACAGAAACTGTGGCTAGATTTTATATTGCTCAAAGTGTGATGGCCATAGAATCTATTCATAAACACAACTATATTCACAG AGATATAAAACCTGATAACTTGTTGCTGGACAAAAATGGGCATATGAAGCTTTCTGATTTTGGTCTTTGCAAGCCTCTCGATTGTTCAAATTTGTATGCCATAAATGAAAATGAAGCACTTGATGATGGGAATTTGAAGGAATCAGTGGATGTTGATGGACGATTCCCAGATACTGGTGGAAGGCGCTGGAAAAGTCCAAGAGAACAACTACAGCATTGGCAGATAAACAGAAGAAAATTA GCATATTCTACAGTTGGTACACCAGATTATATTGCTCCGGAAGTATTGCTGAAGAAAGGATATGGCATGGATTGTGATTG GTGGTCGCTAGGTGCAATAATGTATGAGATGCTTGTTGGTTATCCTCCATTTTATTCTGATGATCCAGTAACAACATGCAGAAAG ATTGTGCATTGGAAAAATCACTTGAAATTTCCAGACGAGGCAAGGCTGACACCTGAAGCAAAGGATCTAATCTGTAGGTTGCTTTGTGATGTTGAACATAGGCTTGGTACTCTTGGGGCAGACCAAATTAAA GCTCATCCCTGGTTCAAAGATATTGCATGGGACAAAATTTATGAGATGGAGGCAGCATTTAAACCAGAAGTCAATGGGGAACTTGATACTCAGAACTTCATGAACTTTGATGAG GTAGAACCTCCACCAACAAGAAGAGGATCAGGACCTTCGAGGAAG CAGCTGTTTTCTCCTCAAGATCTAAGTTTTGTTGGTTACACGTACAAGAACTTTGATGCGATCAAAGGGTCACGGCATTCTTTTG AACTTAAGAGGACCTCATCACGGTCTTCAACCGACTCTTTTCAGA GTGATTCTGCAGTGGACTATTCTAAGGACTTGCTTGATGACTCAGAAATTCAGAAGCTTACTTCGACGGGACATTCAATGTCGCCATGA
- the LOC131179499 gene encoding uncharacterized protein LOC131179499 has product MSGLCPVCNHEPETILHCLITCPFARDCWVTSDVGWWGVVDNFPASLSMIQTQCDRQQVQKAIMIAWEIWNARNGIVWKQKHVVPYTVLQKVHHFLQEWQLARVSMASYDLNTVPAVIKWQPPDAGLKCNVDACFDAATGLAGVGLVIRDSNGQFVEGMCKSLGYDQNSLNAEAMRVREALSWVKGRLFNMPLVMEMDCLMVKQALNCILHDNSYFATLIHDCKFLVRDVASLSFSFVKKSANQVAHVLVRATDSMSGLAKWSVSPPAFIHDVPPFGLNNN; this is encoded by the coding sequence ATGTCTGGATTGTGTCCAGTATGTAATCATGAACCAGAAACCATTTTGCATTGTCTTATTACTTGCCCTTTTGCAAGGGATTGCTGGGTTACTTCGGATGTTGGATGGTGGGGTGTTGTAGATAATTTCCCAGCTTCGTTGTCAATGATTCAGACTCAGTGTGATAGGCAACAGGTTCAAAAAGCTATTATGATAGCATGGGAGATATGGAATGCAAGAAATGGTATTGTATGGAAGCAAAAGCATGTTGTTCCTTATACTGTTCTTCAAAAGGTGCATCATTTCCTTCAGGAGTGGCAGCTGGCAAGAGTTTCCATGGCTTCTTATGATCTAAATACAGTTCCTGCTGTAATAAAATGGCAACCACCAGATGCGGGTTTGAAATGTAATGTAGATGCATGTTTTGATGCAGCAACAGGGTTGGCAGGTGTAGGTTTGGTGATAAGAGACAGTAATGGTCAATTTGTTGAAGGAATGTGTAAAAGTCTAGGTTATGACCAAAATTCTTTGAATGCAGAGGCTATGAGAGTAAGAGAGGCTTTAAGTTGGGTTAAAGGAAGGTTGTTTAATATGCCTCTGGTGATGGAGATGGATTGTTTGATGGTGAAGCAAGCCCTGAATTGTATTTTGCATGATAATTCTTATTTTGCTACTTTGATTCATGATTGTAAGTTTCTTGTTAGAGACGTTGCATCATTATCCTTTTCTTTTGTCAAAAAATCAGCGAACCAAGTCGCTCATGTGTTAGTAAGGGCTACTGATTCTATGTCTGGTTTAGCGAAATGGAGTGTTAGCCCTCCAGCTTTTATTCATGATGTACCACCTTTTGGTCTTAACAATAATTAA